In the Mauremys mutica isolate MM-2020 ecotype Southern chromosome 13, ASM2049712v1, whole genome shotgun sequence genome, one interval contains:
- the CBLN4 gene encoding cerebellin-4 produces MGAATRALSMVPTVLLALALPGLPVWAQNDTEPIVLEGKCLVVCDSNPATDAKGSSSSPLGISVRAANSKVAFSAVRSTNHEPSEMSNKTRIIYFDQILVNVGNFFTLESVFVAPRKGIYSFSFHVIKVYQSQTIQVNLMLNGKPVISAFAGDKDVTREAATNGVLLYLDKEDKVYLKLEKGNLVGGWQYSTFSGFLVFPL; encoded by the exons ATGGGCGCTGCAACCAGGGCGCTGTCCATGGTCCCGACCGTGCTTCTCGCCCTGGCGCTCCCCGGCCTGCCGGTCTGGGCGCAGAACGACACGGAGCCCATCGTCCTGGAAGGGAAATGCCTGGTGGTTTGTGACTCCAACCCGGCCACCGATGCCAAGGGCTCGTCCTCCTCCCCCTTGGGGATCTCGGTGCGGGCTGCCAACTCGAAGGTCGCCTTCTCGGCCGTGAGGAGCACCAACCACGAGCCCTCGGAAATGAGCAACAAGACCCGGATCATCTACTTCGACCAG ATCCTAGTAAATGTGGGCAATtttttcacattggagtctgtctTTGTAGCACCAAGAAAAGGAATTTACAGTTTCAGTTTTCATGTAATTAAAGTCTATCAGAGTCAAACAATCCAG GTTAATCTAATGCTAAATGGAAAACCAGTAATTTCTGCCTTTGCTGGGGACAAAGATGTCACTCGTGAAGCTGCAACTAATGGAGTCCTGCTCTATCTAGACAAGGAGGATAAGGTTTACCTGAAACTAGAGAAAGGTAATCTAGTTGGTGGATGGCAGTACTCTACATTTTCTGGGTTTCTGGTCTTCCCTCTGTAA